DNA from Nitrospira sp.:
TCGACAAGATCGCCGGTCGCGAGCGCACGATGGGGCCGGATGTATCGCGTGAAGGGGTGCAGCGAGACCTGCTGCCGATCGTGGAAGGCTCCACCGTCAGCACCAAACATGGCGCCGTCCAGACGGACCATATTCTCTTCATCGCCGCCGGCGCGTTTCATGTCGCCAAACCGTCGGATTTGATTCCCGAACTCCAGGGGCGCTTTCCCATCCGCGTCGAGCTGGCGCCCCTCACTAAAGAAGATTTCGTACGCATCCTGACCGAGCCGCGCGGGTCACTGGTCCGCCAATATCACGCGTTGATGGCGACGGAGGGCCTCACGGTCGAATTTACGGATGAGGGGTTGGCGGAGATCGCGGCGACCGCGGTGCAGGTCAACGAGCGCACGGAAAATATCGGGGCCCGGCGTCTCTTTACGATCATGGAGCGGTTGCTCGAACAGGTGTCGTTCGACGGACCGGAGATGCGCGAGAAGACCGTCGTCGTGGATGCGGCCTATGTGCGGGAACGTCTGCAGAACATCGTGAAGGATCAAGACCTGAGTCGGTATATTTTGTGAGCGGCAGGCCGGCGAGAGCGAGGAGCGAACGATGAACAAACTGATCAAGAAAGCCGACGTGCTCATCGAGGCCTTGCCGTACATCCGCACTTTCAAGGGCAAGACCGTCGTGATCAAATACGGGGGGCATGCGATGACCGATGCCTCGCTCAAGGCGCGGTTCGCGCAGAACGTCGTCCTGTTGAAATACGTCGGGTTGAATCCGGTCATCGTGCACGGCGGCGGTCCTCAAATCGACCAGATGTTGGATCGGTTGGGCATGGAGGCGAAATTTCGCCATGGGGTGCGGGTGACTGATGCCGCCACGATGGAGATCGTGGAGATGGTGCTGGCCGGCCGGATCAATATGGAAATCGTCGATCTCCTGAACCGGCACGGCGGACAGGCGGTCGGGCTCAGCGGCAAGGACGGCGGGTTGATGTTGACCAAGCCCTTGACGGCGAAGGCCTGGGCGGAGAGCATCGAAAAGGATATCGATGCCGGCGAAACCGATGCCGATTTCGGTTTCGTCGGTGACGTGAAGTCGATCGATCCCACGCTCCTCTTGAAACTCCAGGAAGACAACTACATTCCGGTCATCGCGCCGATCGGGACCGATCGAGAGGGCAATACGTACAATATCAACGCCGACCTGGTGGCCGGAGCCATCGCCGCGGCGCTGAAGGCGGAAAAACTCGTGATGTTGACCGATGTGAAGGGCATCCGCGACGCCAATGGGCGACACCTCTCGACGGTCTCCCGCAAGGACGTGCAGCGCATGGTCAAGCGCGGCACCATCAGCGAGGGAATGCTGCCGAAGGTCCATGCTTGTCTGGATGCGCTGGCCGACGGCGTGGGTAAGGCGCACATCATCGATGGCCGGGTGCCCCACGCCATTCTGTTGGAAATCTTTACCCACAAGGGCATCGGGACCGAGATCGTTGCATAACCCGTGACCCCACGGCTTCTCACCCACCTGCAGGCACTGGTCGGCGAGCGGCATCCGGTGACGGCGCCGTCACACCTCCTCGCCGTCGAAGACTATCTGGCTGCGCAGTTCGCGTCCATGGGCTACCGGGTGACCAGCCATTCCTTCGAGTCCTCGAACGGAACCGCTCGCAATGTCGTGGCCACGCAGGAGGCGACTTCTGCGGTTTCTCATCTTCCACCGTTGCTGATCGGGGCTCATTACGATACGGTTTCCGGCTCGCCTGGGGCCGACGACAATGCAAGCGCGCTGGCGGTGTTGTTGGAAACGGCCCAGGTCATGAAGGACTCGTCATTCGAACGACCGCTTCGATTCGTCGCCTTCTGTCTTGAGGAGCAGGGCCTGTTGGGGAGTACCGCCTATGCGACCATGCTGCGACAGCAGCAGGAGACAATCGCCGGAGCGATCATCCTGGAATGTGTCGGCTATGCGCGGTCGGAAGAAGGGACCCAGCAGACCCCGCCCGGCGTGCCGCTGGCCGTTCCCACGGTCGGCAACTTCCTGGCCGTCGTCGGCAACCAGGCTTCACAGTCACTCACCGTGGCGGTCGAACAGGCGATGCGGTCGCATGTTGCGGTGGTGCCGTTGGTGGTGCCAGGCAACGGCGAATTGTTGCCGGATACCAGACGAAGCGACCATGCGGCGTTCTGGGAACAGGGATTTCCAGCAGTGATGTTGACCGATACGGCGAATTTCAGGAACCCTCATTACCATCAGCCGACCGACCAGCTCGATACCTTGAACCTCGACTTCATGGGGCAAGTTGTGAACGGTCTCGCGGCGGTGGTGACTGAGTTGGCGAGTCATCCTTTCGCATAGCATTCACCCACCAAATTGACTAGACTCCGGCCAAGAGACCATTTCATACGGTTTGCAGGATGCCAACCCAGCCGGAAGCTTTCTCTCGAGTTCTTATCGATCAGGCGTTGAAGGATAGTGGATGGAATCTACTCGATTCCAGACAGGTCTGCTTTGAATCGCATGGTTCGAGCGGGCGCGCAGACTATGTTCTGAACGGGCCACATGGGCCGCTCTGCGCCTTAGAAGCAAAACGTCCCGACCTGGACCCCTACGATGCCAAAGAACAGGCTCGCGGCTATGCGGAAAATCTCAAAGCTCCATTCGTTCTTCTTTCGAACGGAACGATGCACTATTTCTGGAATTATACCCGCGCCGATCAACGCGATGCCTATCGCATCGAACGGCTTCCGTCTCCGACCGATCTCGAGCGGCTGCGCCTCAAAAATCTCCAGCCTCCGCAGCCGCTCGGCAGCGAGGTCATCGGACCCGATTACCTCCGACCCCTGAACCAAGACATCACAGTCCGTGGGTATCAAATCAAGGCACTTGATGAGATCGCCAAGCAATTCGACG
Protein-coding regions in this window:
- a CDS encoding N-acetylglutamate kinase; its protein translation is MNKLIKKADVLIEALPYIRTFKGKTVVIKYGGHAMTDASLKARFAQNVVLLKYVGLNPVIVHGGGPQIDQMLDRLGMEAKFRHGVRVTDAATMEIVEMVLAGRINMEIVDLLNRHGGQAVGLSGKDGGLMLTKPLTAKAWAESIEKDIDAGETDADFGFVGDVKSIDPTLLLKLQEDNYIPVIAPIGTDREGNTYNINADLVAGAIAAALKAEKLVMLTDVKGIRDANGRHLSTVSRKDVQRMVKRGTISEGMLPKVHACLDALADGVGKAHIIDGRVPHAILLEIFTHKGIGTEIVA